In one Alphaproteobacteria bacterium genomic region, the following are encoded:
- a CDS encoding DUF1489 domain-containing protein yields MTLHIIKLCVGIDSVDELAKWQKHRLAQLRKRNPKARLRHVTRMTPKREDDVLDGGSLYWVIKGYVRVRQRIVGLRATHNQAGEPACAIELDRKLVKTQLAAWRPFQGWRYLGPEAAPPDLPPRAKGDDELPAKLAAELRDLGLL; encoded by the coding sequence GTGACACTCCACATCATCAAGCTTTGCGTCGGCATCGATTCGGTCGACGAGCTCGCGAAATGGCAAAAACATCGCTTGGCACAGCTTCGCAAGCGCAACCCCAAGGCGCGCTTGCGTCATGTCACGCGCATGACGCCCAAGCGCGAGGACGACGTTCTTGACGGCGGCTCGCTCTATTGGGTTATCAAGGGCTACGTTCGCGTCCGCCAGCGGATCGTTGGCCTTCGCGCCACCCACAATCAAGCGGGTGAGCCGGCTTGCGCCATCGAGCTCGACCGCAAGCTCGTGAAAACCCAGCTCGCCGCTTGGCGTCCGTTCCAGGGCTGGCGTTATCTGGGGCCCGAGGCCGCACCTCCCGATCTGCCGCCGCGCGCCAAGGGTGATGATGAGTTGCCCGCTAAGCTGGCTGCCGAATTGCGCGATCTGGGATTGCTTTAG
- a CDS encoding hydroxymethylglutaryl-CoA lyase: MTLPKRVKMVEVGPRDGLQNESKTLPAATKVSLIEQLADSGLAVVEAGSFVSPKWIPQMADTAEVMAKLRRKRGVSYPVLVPNMRGYEAARAAKAEEIAIFGAASESFSQRNINCSIAESLARFAPVAAAAKKDGVRVRGYISCVLGCPYEGEIGVDAVADVSAKLFAMGCYEISLGDTIGIGTPAKAQAMIDRVAVAVPRERLAVHFHDTYGQALANILAAMERGVSVVDSSVAGLGGCPYAKGASGNVASEDVLYMLNGLGAETGVDLAKLVAAGRYICAELGKTPVSKVSLALAGKAAA; encoded by the coding sequence GTGACGCTGCCGAAGCGGGTAAAAATGGTCGAAGTCGGTCCTCGCGACGGGCTCCAGAACGAGTCCAAGACGCTGCCGGCTGCTACGAAGGTGTCGTTGATCGAGCAGCTCGCCGATTCGGGCCTTGCCGTTGTGGAAGCCGGGAGCTTCGTATCCCCGAAATGGATCCCCCAAATGGCCGATACGGCGGAGGTGATGGCGAAACTTCGCCGTAAGCGGGGCGTGAGCTATCCCGTACTCGTCCCCAACATGCGAGGTTACGAGGCCGCCCGTGCCGCCAAAGCCGAGGAAATCGCGATCTTTGGTGCGGCTTCGGAAAGCTTTTCCCAGCGCAATATCAACTGCTCGATCGCCGAGAGCCTCGCGCGCTTTGCACCCGTTGCCGCTGCTGCGAAAAAGGACGGTGTGCGCGTGCGAGGTTATATCTCCTGCGTACTTGGCTGCCCCTATGAGGGCGAGATTGGCGTAGACGCCGTGGCGGACGTTTCCGCCAAGCTCTTTGCCATGGGGTGCTATGAAATCTCGCTCGGCGACACGATCGGCATCGGTACCCCGGCCAAGGCGCAAGCCATGATCGATCGTGTCGCAGTAGCCGTTCCACGCGAGAGGCTCGCCGTTCATTTCCACGACACCTACGGCCAAGCGCTCGCGAACATCCTTGCCGCAATGGAACGCGGCGTATCCGTGGTCGATAGCTCCGTCGCTGGCCTCGGAGGCTGTCCCTATGCGAAGGGTGCCTCGGGAAACGTGGCGAGCGAGGACGTCCTATACATGCTCAACGGCCTCGGAGCCGAGACGGGCGTCGATCTTGCAAAACTCGTCGCGGCCGGGCGATATATTTGCGCCGAGCTTGGCAAGACACCCGTCTCCAAGGTATCCCTCGCGCTTGCCGGCAAGGCCGCCGCCTGA
- the putA gene encoding bifunctional proline dehydrogenase/L-glutamate gamma-semialdehyde dehydrogenase PutA — translation MIFSTAIPPGDERWRALSALYRADESAVVERLVAELQLPADQLDRIAERARTLVVEVRRLRIGQGGLDAFLHEYALSSQEGVVLMCLAEALLRIPDRDTADRLIRDKLRLADWEKHLGKSDSLFVNASTWALMLTGRLVKLGEFDERDMGSLLGRLVARSGEPVIRQAMMQAMRIMGRQFVMGRTIEEALERAKAEEPLGYRHSYDMLGEAARTAKDAERYFEAYDRAIASIGRAAQGRGPIASPGISVKLSALHPRYEFAVRERVLKELTPRIVALAQHAKQVGIGMTIDAEEADRLELSLEVLAAVARDGSLAGWEGLGLAVQAYQKRATAVVDWLAELARNERRRLMVRLVKGAYWDSEVKRAQERGLDNYPVFTRKTATDISYLACAQRLLGGRDAFYPQFATHNAHTVSAILEFAGNNREFEFQRLHGMGEALYEQVVGARHLNLPCRIYAPVGSHEDLLPYLVRRLLENGANTSFVNRIVDERAPIDSIIADPIARMRKLTKKPHPSIPLPRNIYLPERLNAIGIDLSDPAVLAPLAQAMGQAGSGSWRAGPIVGGVAITGAGRAVFDPADRRRQIGEVRDASEADVDDALDRAQRAFPLWEGLPASERAARLDRIAELYERDMATLMALAVREAGKSIPDAVAEVREAVDFCRYYANRARVDFGQPLSLPGPTGERNELSLHGRGVFACISPWNFPLAIFTGQITAALAAGNCVIAKPAEQTPLIATHAVRLFHEAGIPADAIELLPGPGELIGGRLVADRRTAGVVFTGSTDTAWAIQRSLAGRKGPMVPLIAETGGQNAMIVDSSALPEQVVADVLASSFQSAGQRCSALRVLFVQDEIAAKLLDMLAGAMRELKVGDPGLLSTDVGPVIDQDAKNMLEEHAARMSRDGKLIHRVELEGACAHGTFVAPAAFEIDRIGRLEREVFGPILHVVRYQASRLDEVIDAVNATGYGLTLGVHSRIDSTVEHVTRRAHVGNSYVNRNMIGAVVGVQPFGGEGLSGTGPKAGGPHYLPRFAVERTLSVNTTAQGGNAALMSLQEED, via the coding sequence ATGATCTTCTCGACAGCCATCCCGCCTGGCGATGAGCGGTGGCGGGCACTCTCCGCCCTCTATCGCGCCGACGAGAGTGCTGTCGTCGAGCGTCTCGTCGCAGAACTGCAATTGCCGGCCGATCAACTCGACCGGATCGCGGAACGGGCGCGCACCCTTGTCGTGGAGGTGCGTAGGCTGCGCATCGGGCAGGGGGGCCTCGACGCCTTCCTCCATGAATATGCCCTTTCGAGCCAGGAGGGTGTCGTCCTGATGTGCCTGGCCGAAGCGCTCCTCAGGATTCCGGATCGCGATACGGCCGACCGCCTTATTCGCGACAAGCTGCGCCTCGCCGATTGGGAGAAGCATCTGGGGAAGAGCGATTCGCTGTTCGTGAACGCTTCGACGTGGGCGCTGATGCTCACGGGCCGGCTCGTCAAGCTGGGTGAGTTTGACGAGCGCGATATGGGCTCGCTCCTCGGCCGGCTGGTGGCGCGAAGCGGGGAGCCGGTCATCCGCCAGGCGATGATGCAGGCAATGCGCATCATGGGCCGCCAATTCGTCATGGGCCGCACGATCGAGGAAGCACTCGAGCGGGCCAAGGCGGAAGAACCACTCGGCTATCGCCATTCCTACGACATGCTTGGCGAGGCGGCGCGCACCGCGAAGGACGCGGAACGCTATTTCGAAGCATACGATCGGGCAATTGCGTCAATTGGTCGAGCGGCCCAGGGTCGCGGCCCTATTGCCTCGCCCGGAATTTCGGTCAAGCTCTCCGCACTCCATCCCCGCTACGAGTTCGCCGTGCGCGAGCGCGTGCTCAAAGAGCTTACCCCCCGCATCGTCGCCCTCGCGCAGCACGCGAAGCAGGTCGGCATCGGCATGACGATCGACGCGGAAGAGGCGGATCGGCTTGAGCTCTCCCTCGAAGTCCTTGCCGCCGTCGCGCGAGACGGAAGCCTCGCCGGGTGGGAGGGTCTCGGCCTGGCCGTCCAAGCATACCAGAAGCGCGCGACCGCCGTCGTCGATTGGCTCGCGGAATTGGCGCGCAACGAGCGTCGACGGCTCATGGTGCGCCTCGTGAAGGGTGCCTATTGGGACAGCGAGGTCAAGCGCGCCCAGGAGCGCGGCCTCGACAACTATCCCGTCTTCACCCGCAAAACGGCAACAGACATTTCGTATCTTGCGTGCGCCCAGCGCCTCCTCGGTGGGCGTGACGCATTTTATCCGCAATTCGCGACCCACAATGCCCATACGGTTTCGGCGATCCTCGAATTCGCCGGCAACAATCGGGAGTTCGAGTTCCAAAGGCTGCATGGCATGGGTGAGGCGCTTTACGAGCAGGTGGTGGGTGCGAGGCATCTCAATCTGCCCTGCCGCATCTATGCGCCGGTCGGCAGCCACGAGGATTTGCTGCCCTATCTCGTTCGGCGCCTCCTCGAGAATGGCGCGAATACGTCGTTCGTCAATCGCATCGTCGATGAGCGCGCGCCGATCGACAGCATCATCGCGGATCCGATCGCGCGCATGCGCAAACTGACGAAAAAACCGCATCCGAGCATTCCATTGCCTCGGAATATCTATTTGCCGGAACGGCTCAATGCGATCGGCATCGATCTTTCCGACCCGGCAGTGTTGGCGCCGCTCGCACAGGCGATGGGGCAGGCCGGATCGGGAAGTTGGCGTGCTGGTCCGATCGTCGGTGGTGTTGCAATCACAGGGGCGGGCCGTGCGGTGTTCGATCCGGCCGATCGCCGACGCCAAATCGGGGAGGTGCGCGACGCAAGCGAGGCAGACGTTGACGACGCGCTCGACCGGGCCCAGCGTGCGTTTCCCCTTTGGGAGGGATTGCCGGCCAGCGAGCGAGCTGCAAGGCTCGACCGTATTGCGGAGCTCTATGAGCGTGACATGGCTACACTCATGGCGCTCGCCGTGCGGGAGGCGGGAAAATCCATTCCCGACGCGGTGGCTGAAGTCCGGGAAGCCGTCGATTTCTGCCGTTATTATGCCAACCGAGCGCGCGTCGATTTCGGTCAACCGCTGTCGCTGCCGGGGCCGACTGGCGAGCGGAACGAACTTTCGCTTCACGGCCGCGGCGTCTTTGCGTGCATCAGTCCGTGGAACTTTCCGCTTGCGATCTTCACGGGCCAGATCACGGCCGCACTCGCGGCGGGCAATTGCGTCATCGCCAAACCGGCCGAGCAGACCCCCCTGATCGCGACGCACGCGGTGCGGCTCTTCCACGAGGCCGGCATTCCGGCAGATGCGATCGAACTTTTGCCGGGGCCGGGCGAGTTGATCGGCGGGCGCCTCGTGGCGGATCGGCGCACGGCCGGGGTCGTCTTCACGGGTTCGACCGACACCGCGTGGGCCATTCAGCGGTCCCTCGCGGGACGTAAAGGACCGATGGTGCCCCTCATCGCCGAAACGGGCGGGCAAAACGCCATGATCGTCGACAGTTCCGCGTTGCCGGAGCAGGTCGTGGCCGATGTCTTGGCCTCGTCCTTTCAGAGCGCGGGCCAGCGCTGTTCGGCGCTGCGGGTCCTTTTCGTCCAAGACGAGATCGCCGCAAAACTCCTCGACATGCTCGCGGGCGCCATGCGCGAACTCAAGGTAGGCGATCCGGGGCTGCTCTCGACCGATGTCGGTCCGGTCATCGACCAGGACGCCAAAAATATGCTCGAGGAACATGCAGCTCGCATGTCCCGCGACGGGAAACTCATTCATCGGGTCGAGCTGGAAGGCGCTTGCGCCCATGGTACCTTTGTGGCGCCGGCCGCATTCGAGATCGACCGCATTGGGCGGCTCGAACGCGAGGTCTTCGGTCCAATCCTCCACGTTGTGCGCTATCAGGCGAGCCGGCTTGACGAAGTAATCGATGCGGTAAACGCCACCGGCTACGGCCTCACGCTCGGTGTGCACAGCAGGATCGACAGCACGGTCGAGCATGTCACGCGTCGCGCGCACGTGGGCAATTCCTATGTGAATCGAAATATGATCGGCGCCGTGGTGGGCGTGCAGCCGTTCGGCGGCGAGGGTCTTTCGGGCACGGGTCCCAAGGCGGGCGGACCGCACTATCTTCCCCGCTTCGCGGTCGAACGCACCCTTTCCGTCAACACGACCGCCCAAGGCGGTAATGCAGCGCTCATGTCGCTGCAGGAAGAGGATTGA
- a CDS encoding acetyl/propionyl/methylcrotonyl-CoA carboxylase subunit alpha → MFDKVLIANRGEIACRVIRTARKLGVQTVAVYSEADANARHVVLADEARLIGPAPARESYLKIEALVSAAQETGAQAVHPGYGFLSENAAFAEACDKVGLVFIGPPASAIRAMGSKSEAKRLMDAAKVPTVPGYHGERQDAATLREAAARIGFPVLIKASAGGGGKGMRVVERLEDLEASVASAKREASSSFGDDRVLLEKYLTRPRHIEIQIFADGHGNAVYLFERDCSIQRRHQKVIEEAPAPGMTANRRREMGEAAIAAARAIGYRNAGTVEFIADEAGAFFFMEMNTRLQVEHPVTEMISGQDLVEWQLRVAAGERLPLDQDRLRINGHAFEARIYAEDPSRDFLPATGRLAHLRFPEDDPNVRIDTGVVEGDAVTIHYDPMIAKLIAWGEDREAARKSFVKALGECEVVGVATNTEFLRAIAAHPAFAAAELDTGFIARHRRDLIPEAKPASARTLALATLSLFLQRTRQAESEARKSDDPYSPWAYTDGWRMNDDNHHIVRLQDGNGEAAVTVHYRRDGYVMDLPDAHLAVRGRLLEDGELEADLGGYRCRARVVRRGRELVVFADRGSHRLLLIDPLAGAAELDAVGGRLAAPMPGKVVEVLVKDGASVKRGAPLLVLEAMKMEHTISAFADGTIEKVIYSAGEQVEEGAELIVFQPARGN, encoded by the coding sequence ATGTTCGACAAGGTTCTGATTGCGAACCGGGGAGAGATCGCATGCCGTGTGATACGCACTGCACGGAAACTCGGGGTGCAGACGGTCGCCGTCTATTCCGAGGCCGACGCCAACGCACGGCACGTCGTCCTTGCCGATGAGGCGCGACTAATCGGACCGGCGCCCGCACGGGAGAGCTATCTCAAGATCGAAGCGCTAGTCTCAGCCGCGCAGGAAACCGGTGCGCAAGCCGTTCATCCCGGCTATGGTTTCCTTTCCGAAAACGCAGCCTTCGCCGAGGCATGCGACAAGGTCGGCCTCGTCTTCATTGGTCCGCCCGCGTCGGCGATCCGCGCCATGGGTTCGAAAAGCGAGGCCAAGCGGCTCATGGATGCGGCCAAGGTCCCGACCGTCCCCGGTTATCATGGCGAGCGACAGGATGCCGCCACGTTGCGCGAGGCGGCGGCGCGAATTGGCTTTCCGGTCCTGATCAAGGCGTCAGCCGGCGGGGGCGGGAAAGGCATGCGCGTCGTCGAACGGCTTGAGGACCTTGAGGCGTCCGTGGCCTCGGCCAAGCGGGAGGCGTCGTCGTCATTTGGCGACGATCGGGTGCTGCTCGAAAAATATCTGACGCGACCCCGTCACATCGAGATTCAGATATTCGCCGATGGGCATGGCAACGCCGTTTACCTTTTCGAACGCGACTGCTCGATTCAGCGCCGCCACCAGAAAGTGATCGAGGAAGCTCCCGCTCCGGGAATGACCGCGAATCGCCGTCGCGAAATGGGGGAGGCCGCGATCGCCGCGGCGCGAGCGATTGGATATCGCAATGCTGGCACTGTCGAGTTCATTGCCGACGAGGCGGGCGCATTCTTTTTTATGGAGATGAACACACGGCTTCAAGTCGAGCATCCGGTAACGGAGATGATTTCGGGACAGGATCTCGTCGAATGGCAGTTGCGAGTCGCCGCGGGCGAGCGTCTGCCGCTCGACCAGGACCGTCTGCGTATCAATGGGCATGCCTTCGAGGCGCGCATTTATGCCGAAGACCCGAGCCGGGATTTCCTTCCGGCGACCGGCCGTCTCGCGCATCTGCGATTTCCCGAGGATGACCCCAACGTACGGATCGATACAGGTGTCGTTGAGGGCGACGCCGTGACCATCCACTACGATCCCATGATCGCAAAGCTGATAGCATGGGGCGAAGATCGCGAAGCGGCGCGCAAAAGTTTTGTGAAAGCGCTCGGCGAATGCGAAGTCGTCGGTGTTGCGACGAATACCGAGTTTCTGCGCGCCATTGCCGCTCATCCAGCGTTCGCGGCAGCGGAACTCGATACGGGCTTCATCGCACGCCATCGCCGCGACCTGATCCCGGAGGCGAAGCCAGCGAGCGCCCGCACGCTGGCGCTTGCGACCCTGTCGCTCTTCTTGCAGCGCACCAGACAGGCCGAATCGGAGGCGCGCAAATCGGACGATCCATATTCGCCTTGGGCATATACCGACGGCTGGCGGATGAACGACGACAACCATCATATCGTGCGGCTTCAAGACGGTAACGGGGAAGCCGCAGTCACCGTGCACTATCGTCGGGATGGCTATGTAATGGATCTTCCCGACGCTCATCTTGCGGTCAGGGGTCGACTTCTTGAGGACGGCGAGCTCGAGGCCGACCTTGGGGGATACCGCTGCCGGGCGCGGGTTGTGCGTCGCGGGCGGGAGCTTGTGGTCTTTGCCGATAGGGGAAGCCACCGTCTTCTACTCATCGATCCGCTTGCGGGAGCGGCCGAGCTCGATGCCGTCGGCGGCCGGCTTGCGGCGCCGATGCCGGGCAAGGTTGTCGAGGTGCTCGTCAAGGACGGTGCTTCAGTAAAGCGAGGTGCGCCACTTCTTGTTCTGGAAGCGATGAAGATGGAGCATACGATTTCCGCGTTCGCCGACGGCACGATCGAGAAGGTAATATATTCGGCCGGCGAGCAGGTTGAGGAGGGCGCCGAGCTGATTGTCTTTCAGCCCGCGAGGGGAAATTGA